The Acidiferrobacterales bacterium genome includes the window AGCATGGATTTAAGACCTTTTGTCATGGCGGTTTTGTCTGTTTTGGTGTATGTGTTTGTACCGGGAATTGCAGGGATCGCAATAATCTATTTTCTTGCAGGTTTCCCTGCGGTAAATATCGACGTCCTCTCGTTATCTTTGGCGGTTCTTACTCCGACCATACTGGTTTCAGCTTATATCTGGTATCGAACGATGTGTCGCAACATTGTGCTGCGCTCATTGGAACTGGGTGATGCGGTCAAATTTCATTCCACCCTGAAACCCTCCAGGATGGTATGGATCCAGCTGACAAACTTTCTCGTAAGCGTGTTATCGCTCGGTCTGATGATTCCGTGGGCCCAAATTCGAATTTACAGTTACCTTTGCGACAATACAGTTTATGCATTTGCACGAGATGCAGACGAGTTCATTGATCAGGAACAGGACAGGATGAATTCGTTCGGCGAGGAGTTCGCAGAACTTGAAGGCTTGGACTTTTCCCTTTAGTCGACTATGAGAATCGAAGGCGAATACTTTGAGCCTCGATCCTCCAGGCGTCATCCCGCAATCGTGTCTATACCAGACGGTGGTATTCACATCGAGTTTGAGAACGGAGACCATAGGGATGATATGGCCATCGATACCATCCAGGGAAGTCATGATGTCAACTTCGTAGGCGGCGGTTACTTTCGATCGAACGAGAAACTTCCGACTGAGTTTGTTCAGCGTTTCCAGACTTCTTTGGAGAGAAAGATATCCTGGCTCGAGAAGTTCAGTTTATCTCGTTTGGCAGTACTGATCTTGTTGCTGATTTCCGCAGTAGTTGCATATCGGCTGGCTCTCAACTCGCTCGAGTCGATTGCAGTCCGAGTCTTTCCTGTCGAATGGGAGCAGAAAGTCGGTCAAAGGACATACGAGGACATAAGGTTCCTGGCGTTTACTGATAGTCGATTGTCAACTGAATATCAAACACGGATTCGTGAAAATACACGTCAGTTGGCGAACGCTGCCGCACTCGGTAACCTGCCTGAACTTTACTTTCATCGATCCGAGTTAATTGGCCCCAACGCACTGGCTTTTCCAGGTGGTCCGATTGTAGTCACAGACGAACTGGTTGAGTTGCTGTCGGACTCCGAAGAGGTAATGGCTGTTATCGCGCATGAACTGGCTCACATCAAACAGCGACACTCACTTCAGTCCATAGTTGACGTGATCGGAGCCTCGTTTTTGGCCATTTTGCTTTTTGGTGCTGATGAAGGAGTCATTGAGGAGATGGCTACCATTGCGGCGAGCGTGCTTACGTTGGAAAGCAGACGAAATCACGAGCAGGAAGCGGACATCCTGGCAGTCCAATACCTGTCGGCCGCTGGACGGGATCCAAGCAAACTGATCGATGTGTTCAGGAAGATGTCAGCCTATTTCTGTGCCGGGTCAAGCGGAGGTTCGGACACAGGATGTGACCCGGACCGCCTCAGTTGGCTTTCTACCCATCCTTCAGATGCAGATCGAATTGCCTATCTCCAGGAGGCAATCCAGAATCAATAGCCAACGGATGCGGTCACTGGTGTGGATTTCAGTTGAGTGCAATCGTCGTCAGATACAATATTTGAACTGCTCGGCAACAGTGATCTTGATTCAGTCCAAGTCAAATTCAATGAGACTGGAATGACCGTAGCCTGTCAAGATCAATGGATCTGGCAGTACTGATTTCGTCCCATCAGATTTCTTACTCCCATTCACCTCGAGAAAATGACACAGACAGGCGGTAATTTGATATCTCGGGCTGTCGATCGTCCGATCGCCGTTATTGCTTTTGTACTGATGGTGATTCTCTTTGGCATCGTCGCCTTGCAGACTATCCCGATCCAGCTCGCGCCGGATGTCAACAGGCCGGTCATAACCGTCACAACCTATTGGCCGGGCGCTGCGCCGGCCGAAGTCGAGAGGGAAATTCTCAACCCCCAGGAAACAGAACTGGCCGGGCTTGAGAATCTCAGTAGCATAACAGGGAACGCCCAGTCAGGCCGCGCACGAATCACCATGGAGTTCGAAGTCACAGCAGACATGGACAAGGCGTTGCTGTTGGTGTCCAATCGGCTCGACCGAGTTACATCATATCCCGATGAGGCTGCGTCTCCGCAGTTGAGTACCGCTGGTAGCGAGGACAATGCCATTGCCTGGTTCACCGTTGTCCGCGAACCGGGTAATGACCGCCCGATTCACGAATACGGCCAATTTGTCGAGGACTTCATAAAAGAGCGAATCGAGCGTATACCCGGTGTGGGCGAAGTCTCCGTATTCGGTGGCAGTGATCCGGAATTTCAGATTACGGTTCAGCCGGAGAGGCTCGCCAGATTGAAACTCACCGTCGGAGAACTTCTGAGCTCTCTTCGCAGTGCCAATGTTTCGCTCTCGGTCGGAGATATTGACGAGGGGAAACGTCGATACATTGTTCGTTCCGATGGTGAACTGAAAACGATAGAGTCGATTCGCAGTCTGGTCATTCGTTCCAACGCGAGTAACCCGATTGAGCCATCAGGGCGAATTCAGCTGGGTGACATTGCCGACGTCAGTTTGGCTTACAAGGACCCGACGGCGGTCATTCGGGTATTGGGTGAGCCGGCGATTCCCTTCAATGCGACCCGAGAGGTCGGGGCGAACGTGATCGAAACAATGGAATACATCCGGCAGGCGATTGACGAGTTGGATCAAACGGTGATGCCAGGCAGTGGATTGGCTCTGCGTCAGGTTTATGATGAGACTGTTTATATCAATTCGTCCATAAGTCTGGTTCAGCAGAATATCTGGGTTGGAGGGTTCCTCGCTGCGCTTGTAATGCTGCTGTTTCTCAGATCTGTGCGCGCGACACTAGCCGTTTCGATTGCGATACCTGTCTCGATTATCGG containing:
- a CDS encoding M48 family metallopeptidase, with protein sequence MSIPDGGIHIEFENGDHRDDMAIDTIQGSHDVNFVGGGYFRSNEKLPTEFVQRFQTSLERKISWLEKFSLSRLAVLILLLISAVVAYRLALNSLESIAVRVFPVEWEQKVGQRTYEDIRFLAFTDSRLSTEYQTRIRENTRQLANAAALGNLPELYFHRSELIGPNALAFPGGPIVVTDELVELLSDSEEVMAVIAHELAHIKQRHSLQSIVDVIGASFLAILLFGADEGVIEEMATIAASVLTLESRRNHEQEADILAVQYLSAAGRDPSKLIDVFRKMSAYFCAGSSGGSDTGCDPDRLSWLSTHPSDADRIAYLQEAIQNQ